A genomic window from Flavobacterium hankyongi includes:
- the rlmH gene encoding 23S rRNA (pseudouridine(1915)-N(3))-methyltransferase RlmH codes for MNIKLLAIGKTDNKALQSLIDDYTKRLSFYIKFDLEIIPDIKNVKNLSEAQQKEKEGEIILSKISNTDQLILLDENGKTFSSVTFSEELQKKMNSGIKTLVFVIGGPYGFSEEVYKKANGKISLSAMTFSHQMVRLFFIEQLYRGFTILRNEPYHHQ; via the coding sequence ATGAATATTAAACTTTTAGCAATAGGTAAAACAGATAATAAAGCTTTACAATCTCTCATTGATGATTATACTAAAAGGCTTTCCTTTTATATAAAGTTTGATTTAGAAATAATTCCTGACATTAAGAATGTAAAGAATCTTTCAGAAGCTCAACAAAAAGAAAAAGAAGGAGAAATAATCCTATCTAAAATATCGAATACCGATCAGCTTATTTTATTAGATGAAAATGGTAAAACATTTTCAAGTGTGACATTTTCAGAAGAATTACAGAAAAAAATGAATTCAGGCATTAAGACACTGGTATTTGTAATTGGCGGTCCATATGGCTTTAGTGAAGAAGTGTATAAAAAAGCAAATGGCAAAATTTCTTTATCTGCTATGACATTTTCTCACCAAATGGTTCGCTTGTTTTTTATAGAGCAATTGTATCGTGGATTCACTATACTGCGAAACGAGCCTTACCATCATCAGTAG